A region of Panicum virgatum strain AP13 chromosome 8N, P.virgatum_v5, whole genome shotgun sequence DNA encodes the following proteins:
- the LOC120685790 gene encoding uncharacterized protein LOC120685790 — translation MDILDKQDEQDDFSGADEGTRVEIVAVGREIHQALQGQSCLVVFHNGSTNMIDLNDFGIPQPADRWSSFVQKVLWTFRGRLHAIPGMKPAVDPTRAPSTSSAESTKPSNGNQSQTDKEELSREDVPAAGDAKVDNSQVYLYSYLKDSESEHWNGLVHEEAKEIAQYSRKLGVTSETAALCCKYMLLLNSRGVDDDGLDYNWATHASNYWVCDGIIQEHQQDKAWEVATALLEEMKLEDFSSYRLPDFGDKTHWVVATGSDTAQEIKPETTSFFCANRKGRVASLPTKIFQRCDEQLHVLKLCLCTFSFSSPPFLHCRNIRFLGLDKCKDQPKKLEGKEEEDRQKINFFQSLWVLDLCDTDWELDLSPNIIESMLKNIREIHIKRGRIWSNSYAWTWRHLHNIHKLRVIEPTLHWKDEGKDEETKDEFMNMSKLELLDLSGNSTVKVLPRLSGVSSLGTLVLDGCVGLMTVAPEAIPPSLETFSFDAGEGKHGNKKAKISRISMAGCARLVNFRLRGSLLNLEELDLSNTSVKILNLKDEVVQVPFLQRLILLGCEQIRAILWPKAGMPKLVVLRIATRGGKEEARSKSPHDADYSLVISKEHEEMCHARVAVTDLRFLQSLLLAGSNKFCWNTARFNLSLYLSSASEDDDGQNNRKEKMGRPYNTGPLVASRLHKSPLILQSHKIYSDINTTDEATGNHDGSSAQQFQPLDFHVEIGEEISSATVVTEQEIRAVRFVLNKVNSLHVHDSFSMNTVIPGSMVTRESWSDLKWCSIERCPYLNTVFTTDDVFCFPELETFWGAHLSTARCIWSKGWMSLPYSGKLRAINLHLCPRLTFVLPLSWSQTLSSLETLRIIYCGDLTQVFPVEAEFLKESSTGHPRGELELPNLRHLHLHELPKIRQICEVKMFAPKLETVWVRGCWSLKRIPATTDRPESRPIVDCEKDWWNKLEWDGNKTRHHPSLFQLRHSKYYKKTLLRSSVLR, via the coding sequence ATGGACATTTTAGATAAACAAGATGAGCAGGATGATTTCAGCGGGGCAGATGAAGGCACTAGGGTTGAGATTGTAGCGGTCGGAAGAGAGATTCATCAAGCCCTGCAAGGACAGAGTTGTCTAGTGGTTTTCCATAATGGGAGCACTAACATGATTGACTTGAATGATTTTGGCATTCCTCAACCTGCAGATCGATGGTCAAGCTTTGTTCAGAAGGTATTGTGGACCTTCCGTGGACGGCTTCATGCCATCCCAGGAATGAAGCCGGCAGTCGATCCAACACGTGCTCCTTCAACTTCAAGTGCAGAATCAACCAAGCCTAGTAATGGTAATCAATCACAGACAGATAAGGAAGAGCTCTCAAGGGAAGATGTTCCAGCGGCAGGGGATGCAAAAGTAGACAACTCACAAGTTTATCTTTACTCGTATCTTAAGGATAGTGAAAGTGAGCACTGGAATGGACTAGTACATGAAGAAGCTAAAGAAATAGCTCAATACAGTCGTAAGCTTGGTGTCACCTCAGAAACAGCTGCATTGTGCTGCAAGTATATGTTGTTACTGAATTCTAGGGGTGTGGATGATGACGGACTGGACTACAACTGGGCCACCCATGCCTCCAACTATTGGGTTTGCGATGGAATTATACAAGAACACCAACAGGACAAAGCATGGGAGGTAGCCACTGCTTTGCTCGAGGAGATGAAACTAGAGGACTTCTCATCCTACAGATTGCCTGATTTTGGTGATAAAACACACTGGGTAGTAGCCACCGGTTCTGATACGGCTCAAGAAATTAAGCCAGAGACAACATCATTTTTTTGTGCGAACAGGAAAGGACGGGTAGCATCATTACCCACTAAAATATTCCAGAGATGTGATGAGCAACTTCATGTACTGAAACTTTGCCTCTGCACTTTCAGCTTTTCTTCACCGCCTTTCCTTCATTGTCGGAACATAAGATTTCTTGGACTGGATAAGTGCAAGGATCAGCCCAAGAAACTAgaaggaaaggaggaagaggatagACAAAAAATTAATTTCTTCCAGAGTCTATGGGTGCTTGACCTATGTGACACAGATTGGGAACTGGACTTATCCCCAAATATAATTGAGAGTATGCTTAAAAACATTAGGGAGATACATATAAAGAGGGGAAGAATCTGGAGCAACAGTTATGCATGGACATGGAGACATCTACACAACATTCACAAGCTTCGAGTGATTGAGCCTACATTGCATTGGAAAGACGAGGGTAAGGATGAAGAGACCAAGGATGAATTCATGAATATGTCCAAGCTGGAGCTCCTTGATTTGTCAGGGAATAGCACTGTGAAAGTTTTGCCAAGATTATCAGGCGTAAGTAGCCTCGGTACTCTGGTTCTAGATGGCTGTGTTGGTTTGATGACAGTTGCCCCTGAAGCAATACCTCCATCTCTGGAAACATTTAGCTTTGATGCAGGGGAAGGAAAGCACGGCAATAAGAAAGCTAAGATCTCTCGCATATCCATGGCTGGTTGTGCAAGGCTAGTGAACTTCAGATTGCGTGGATCTCTTCTGAATCTCGAGGAGCTGGACCTTTCAAACACATCGGTCAAAATACTAAACTTGAAAGATGAGGTGGTGCAGGTCCCATTTCTGCAACGACTCATTTTGTTGGGATGTGAGCAAATCCGTGCCATACTTTGGCCCAAGGCTGGAATGCCCAAACTAGTGGTGCTACGCATTGCCACTCGAGGAGGCAAAGAAGAAGCTAGATCAAAATCACCTCATGATGCTGATTACTCTTTGGTCATCAGCAAGGAACATGAAGAGATGTGCCACGCACGTGTTGCTGTTACGGACTTGAGGTTCCTTCAGTCGTTGTTGCTTGCAGGTAGCAACAAGTTTTGCTGGAACACAGCTAGATTTAATCTGAGTCTCTACTTGTCTTCTGCTAGCGAAGATGATGATGGACAAAACAACAGGAAGGAGAAAATGGGCCGCCCTTATAACACTGGACCATTAGTTGCCTCACGTCTGCACAAGTCCCCACTAATCCTCCAGAGTCACAAGATCTATAGTGATATCAACACTACTGACGAGGCAACTGGCAATCATGATGGCAGTAGTGCGCAGCAGTTTCAGCCACTGGACTTTCATGTTGAGATTGGTGAGGAAATAAGCAGTGCTACTGTGGTCACCGAACAAGAAATCAGGGCAGTGAGATTTGTTCTTAATAAGGTCAACTCATTGCATGTGCACGACAGCTTTTCCATGAACACTGTTATCCCTGGAAGCATGGTCACCCGTGAAAGTTGGTCCGATCTCAAGTGGTGCTCCATCGAAAGATGCCCCTATCTGAACACCGTGTTCACCACTGACGACGTGTTCTGCTTCCCTGAACTAGAGACATTCTGGGGGGCTCATCTTTCGACTGCACGTTGTATCTGGAGCAAAGGATGGATGTCCCTTCCATATTCTGGAAAACTCCGGGCTATAAATCTGCACTTGTGCCCTAGGCTCACATTTGTCCTCCCATTGTCATGGTCCCAAACCTTGTCCTCACTAGAGACCCTCCGCATCATCTACTGTGGTGACCTCACTCAGGTCTTCCCCGTGGAAGCAGAGTTTCTGAAGGAATCATCTACTGGCCATCCAAGAGGCGAACTGGAACTTCCAAACCTGAGGCACTTACACTTGCATGAGCTCCCCAAGATTCGTCAGATATGCGAGGTCAAGATGTTTGCTCCCAAGCTCGAGACCGTCTGGGTGAGGGGATGTTGGAGCCTCAAGCGCATCCCAGCCACCACAGACCGCCCGGAGAGCCGCCCTATTGTGGACTGCGAGAAGGACTGGTGGAACAAGCTGGAGTGGGACGGAAACAAGACTCGCCACCATCCCTCCCTCTTCCAGCTGCGCCACTCCAAGTACTATAAGAAGACCCTGCTTAGAAGCTCGGTTCTCCGGTGA